One segment of Rosa chinensis cultivar Old Blush chromosome 6, RchiOBHm-V2, whole genome shotgun sequence DNA contains the following:
- the LOC112174436 gene encoding aquaporin: MAQINRPTMEEDKVHAFSSPMPLMSEHWKTEEGKKSNPSTLSEVLGLRELFSSQVWRASLAELVGTAVLVFAIDAIVISSIETNISAPNLVLSILVAIIAAILLIATNPVSGGHINPVITFSAALVGIISFSRAAVYIFMQCVGGVLGALALKAVVNSSLEETFSLGGCTLTVVSPGPKGPITVGIETGQALWLEIICTFIFLFASIWMAFDHRQAHAMGKFMVLSIVGIVVGVLVFISTSVTTVKGYAGAGMNPARCLGPALIRGGHLWTGHWVFWVGPTISCLAFYLYVKLIPRQHFHVEGYKHDIFNYVKSLPK; this comes from the exons ATGGCTCAAATCAACAGGCCAACGATGGAGGAAGATAAAGTTCATGCTTTCTCTTCCCCCATGCCATTAAT GTCAGAACATTGGAAGACTGAAGAAGGGAAGAAATCCAATCCCTCCACTTTGAGTGAGGTTTTGGGCTTGCGCGAGTTATTTTCTTCACAG GTGTGGAGAGCATCTCTAGCTGAGCTGGTTGGCACGGCAGTGCTTGTTTTTGCTATAGACGCAATTGTGATCTCCTCCATTGAGACCAACATCTCAGCACCAAACCTTGTATTGTCAATCCTTGTAGCAATCATCGCGGCGATTCTCCTAATTGCTACCAACCCGGTTTCAGGAGGCCACATCAACCCCGTCATCACCTTTTCCGCAGCATTGGTCGGCATCATTTCCTTCTCACGAGCTGCCGTGTACATTTTCATGCAATGCGTCGGAGGAGTTCTAGGCGCCTTGGCACTCAAGGCTGTGGTTAACAGCAGCCTTGAAGAAACATTCTCACTTGGAGGTTGCACCCTAACCGTGGTTTCCCCGGGCCCAAAAGGACCCATCACGGTCGGGATCGAGACAGGCCAGGCCCTTTGGCTCGAGATAATATGCACATTTATTTTCCTCTTTGCTTCGATATGGATGGCGTTCGACCACCGCCAAGCGCACGCCATGGGTAAGTTTATGGTCCTCTCTATCGTCGGAATAGTGGTGGGCGTTCTTGTGTTTATCTCGACCTCTGTAACAACCGTGAAGGGCTACGCTGGGGCTGGAATGAACCCAGCTAGATGTCTCGGCCCAGCACTTATTCGTGGGGGCCACCTCTGGACAGGCCATTGGGTATTTTGGGTGGGGCCTACTATTTCTTGCTTGGCTTTCTACTTGTACGTCAAGCTCATTCCCCGTCAACATTTCCATGTGGAGGGCTACAAGCATGATATCTTCAACTATGTGAAGTCTCTTCCCAAGTAG
- the LOC112169203 gene encoding LOW QUALITY PROTEIN: aquaporin TIP1-2-like (The sequence of the model RefSeq protein was modified relative to this genomic sequence to represent the inferred CDS: deleted 1 base in 1 codon; substituted 1 base at 1 genomic stop codon) encodes MESIIVPHEADHKLPRAVGSGTENRSVETNSLRQRFLASIGAHEYFSPEMWRAALTEFVATACLMFTLTSSIISCLDSHEVDPKLXLVPFAVFIIAFLFLMVTVPLSGGHMSPVFTFIAALKGVITLARASIYILMQCVGSIVGFLIIKTVMDHNTSQKYSLGGCTTHGVGTQTALMLEFVCTFVVLFVGVTVAFDKKRCKELGLAMVCLVVAGAMALAVFVSITVTGKSGNAGVGLNPARCLGPALLQGGILWDGHWVFWVGSILACSVYYCFSLNLPKEGLPL; translated from the exons ATGGAGTCGATAATCGTCCCCCATGAAGCTGATCATAAATTGCCGAGAGCAGTTGGAAGTGGTACGGAAAATAGATCAGTGGAAACCAACTCCTTAAGGCAAAGATTTCTTGCTTCAATTGGTGCCCATGAATACTTTTCACCAGAG ATGTGGAGAGCAGCTCTTACAGAGTTTGTAGCAACTGCGTGTCTAATGTTCACCTTGACGTCTTCAATCATCTCATGCTTGGATTCACATGAGGTTGATCCCAAGCTA TAATTAGTACCCTTTGCGGTCTTCATCATAGCCTTCCTTTTCCTCATGGTGACAGTTCCTTTATCTGGTGGTCATATGAGTCCTGTTTTCACATTCATAGCTGCCCTAAAAGGTGTTATAACTCTTGCTAGAGCTTCCATCTACATCTTGATGCAATGTGTTGGTTCAATTGTGGGATTTCTTATTATCAAGACTGTGATGGACCATAATACATCCCAAAAGTACTCCTTAGGTGGCTGCACAACACATGGAGTAGGCACCCAAACAGCATTGATGTTAGAATTTGTTTGCACATTTGTGGTTCTCTTTGTTGGAGTCACTGTGGCATTCGACAAGAAAAGGTGCAAGGAACTTGGTTTAGCAATGGTGTGTCTCGTGGTGGCCGGGGCTATGGCACTTGCAGTTTTTGTGTCCATTACAGTCACTGGGAAGTCCGGGAATGCAGGCGTGGGGCTGAACCCGGCAAGGTGCTTAGGACCTGCATTGTTGCAAGGGGGGATATTATGGGATGGTcattgggttttctgggttggcTCCATCTTGGCCTGCAGTGTGTACTATTGTTTCTCTTTGAACTTGCCCAAGGAGGGTTTGCCATTGTAG
- the LOC112174658 gene encoding aquaporin AQPAn.G: protein MAQINRPTMEEDKVHAFSSPMPLMSEHWKTEEGKKSNPSCTLSEVLGLRELFSPQVWRASLAELVGTAVLVFAIDAIVISSIETNISAPNLVLSILVAIIVAILLIATNPVSGGHINPVITFSAALVGIISFSRAAVYIFMQCVGGVLGALALKAVVNSSLEETFSLGGCTLTVVSPGPKGPITVGIETGQALWLEIICTFIFLFASIWMAFDHRQAHAMGKVMVLSIIGIVVGILVFISTSVTTVKGYAGAAMNPARCLGPALVRGGHLWTGHWVFWVGPTISCFAFYLFVKLIPRQHFQVEGYKHDIFNYVKTLPK from the exons ATGGCTCAAATCAACAGGCCAACGATGGAGGAAGATAAAGTTCATGCTTTCTCTTCCCCCATGCCATTAAT GTCAGAACATTGGAAGACTGAAGAAGGGAAGAAATCCAATCCCTCCTGTACTTTGAGTGAGGTTTTGGGCTTGCGCGAGTTATTTTCTCCACAG GTGTGGAGAGCATCTCTAGCTGAGCTGGTTGGCACGGCAGTGCTTGTTTTTGCTATAGACGCAATTGTGATCTCCTCCATTGAGACCAATATCTCAGCACCAAACCTTGTATTGTCAATCCTGGTAGCAATCATCGTGGCGATTCTCCTAATTGCTACCAACCCGGTTTCTGGAGGCCACATCAACCCCGTCATCACCTTTTCCGCGGCACTGGTCGGCATCATTTCCTTCTCACGAGCTGCCGTGTACATTTTCATGCAATGCGTCGGAGGAGTTCTAGGTGCCCTGGCACTCAAGGCTGTTGTTAACAGCAGCCTTGAAGAAACATTCTCACTTGGAGGTTGCACCCTAACCGTGGTTTCCCCGGGCCCAAAAGGACCCATCACGGTCGGGATCGAGACAGGCCAGGCCCTTTGGCTCGAGATAATATGCACATTTATTTTCCTCTTTGCTTCGATATGGATGGCGTTCGACCACCGCCAAGCCCACGCCATGGGTAAGGTTATGGTCCTCTCTATCATCGGAATAGTGGTGGGCATTCTTGTGTTTATCTCGACCTCTGTAACAACTGTGAAGGGCTACGCTGGGGCTGCAATGAACCCAGCTAGATGTCTCGGCCCAGCACTTGTTCGTGGGGGCCACCTCTGGACCGGCCACTGGGTATTTTGGGTCGGGCCTACTATTTCTTGCTTCGCTTTCTACTTGTTCGTCAAGCTCATTCCCCGTCAACATTTCCAAGTAGAGGGCTACAAGCACGATATCTTCAACTATGTGAAGACTCTTCCCAAGTAG
- the LOC112169069 gene encoding aquaporin TIP1-2: MELIIVPHEADHKLPRAVGSGTESRTVETNSLRQRFLASIGAHEYFSPEMWRAALTEFVATACLMFTLTSSIISCLDSHEVDPKLLVPFAVFIIAFLFLMVTVPLSGGHMSPVFTFIAALKGVITLARASIYILMQCVGSIVGFLIIKTVMDHNASQKYSLGGCTTHGVGTQTALMLEFVCTFVVLFVGVTVAFDKKRCKELGLAMVCLVVAGAMALAVFVSITVTGKSGYAGVGLNPARCLGPALLQGGILWDGHWVFWVGSILACSVYYCFSLNLPKEGLPL, from the exons ATGGAGTTGATAATCGTCCCCCATGAAGCTGATCATAAATTGCCGAGAGCAGTTGGAAGTGGTACGGAAAGTAGAACAGTGGAAACCAATTCCTTAAGGCAAAGATTTCTTGCTTCAATTGGTGCCCATGAATACTTTTCACCAGAG ATGTGGAGAGCAGCTCTTACAGAGTTTGTAGCAACTGCGTGTCTAATGTTCACCTTGACGTCTTCAATCATCTCATGCTTGGATTCACATGAGGTTGATCCCAAGCTATTAGTACCCTTTGCGGTCTTCATCATAGCCTTCCTTTTCCTCATGGTGACAGTTCCTCTATCTGGTGGTCATATGAGTCCTGTTTTCACATTCATAGCTGCCCTAAAAGGTGTCATAACTCTTGCTAGAGCTTCCATCTACATCTTGATGCAATGTGTTGGTTCAATTGTGGGATTTCTTATTATCAAGACTGTGATGGACCATAATGCATCCCAAAAGTACTCCTTAGGTGGCTGCACAACACATGGAGTAGGCACCCAAACAGCATTGATGTTAGAATTTGTTTGCACATTTGTGGTTCTCTTTGTTGGAGTCACTGTAGCATTCGACAAGAAAAGGTGCAAGGAACTTGGTTTAGCAATGGTGTGTCTCGTGGTGGCCGGGGCTATGGCACTTGCAGTTTTTGTGTCCATTACAGTCACTGGGAAGTCCGGGTATGCAGGCGTGGGGCTGAACCCGGCAAGGTGCTTAGGACCTGCATTGTTGCAAGGAGGGATATTATGGGATGGTcattgggttttctgggttggcTCCATCTTGGCCTGCAGTGTGTACTATTGTTTCTCTTTGAACTTGCCCAAGGAGGGTTTGCCATTGTAG
- the LOC112169607 gene encoding uncharacterized protein LOC112169607, producing the protein MSLNLFQRISTDLCQYDRYFVQRSDATGKVGLLPEQKMTAALRMLAYGAGADQCAEYCRMAKSTSVAALQHFTRGIVNLYSTQYLRAPTAADLRRLLTKAERRGFPRMIGSIDCMHWQWKNCPTGWAGEYSGRKQIPTIILEAVASYDTWIWHAFFGMPGACNDLNVLAKSPLFDELTAGTAPLVQFQVNNRAHNLGYYLADGIYPRWATFLKTVRNPTRPKEIEFAKAHRKDVERCFGILQSRFGIVRGAARGWHKEDLRYIMLTCIILHNMIVENQRPEDSDDELESDDEEDNNMRPRIAEVWEGPTGRDFDPVGRDAHHMNGFMDRYQQIRSEHSHSNLQEDLIQHFWEFQGNRRI; encoded by the coding sequence ATGAGTCTCAATCTCTTCCAGCGTATATCTACTGACCTTTGCCAGTATGATCGTTACTTTGTTCAAAGGTCAGATGCTACTGGCAAAGTCGGACTGCTCCCGGAGCAGAAGATGACAGCTGCCTTGCGAATGCTTGCGTACGGTGCAGGGGCAGATCAATGTGCTGAGTATTGTAGGATGGCGAAATCCACCTCCGTTGCAGCCCTTCAGCACTTCACACGAGGAATTGTTAATCTTTACTCAACACAATACCTCCGCGCTCCAACTGCAGCCGACCTCAGACGACTTCTTACCAAAGCTGAGAGGAGAGGTTTTCCAAGAATGATTGGGAGCATCGACTGTATGcattggcaatggaagaattgtccGACAGGTTGGGCTGGAGAATATAGTGGTAGGAAACAGATCCCCACTATCATCCTGGAAGCAGTGGCTTCTTACGATACCTGGATTTGGCACGCATTCTTTGGAATGCCTGGGGCATGCAACGACCTGAACGTCTTGGCAAAGTCTCCATTGTTTGATGAGCTTACCGCCGGTACAGCACCTCTTGTCCAATTCCAAGTTAACAACAGAGCTCACAATCTAGGGTACTATCTCGCCGACGGTATTTATCCTCGATGGGCGACTTTCTTGAAAACTGTTCGAAATCCTACACGCCCCAAGGAAATCGAGTTTGCAAAGGCTCATAGGAAGGATGTAGAAAGATGTTTTGGTATATTACAGTCACGGTTTGGTATTGTTCGAGGAGCTGCTCGTGGGTGGCATAAAGAGGACCTTCGATACATTATGTTGAcgtgtattatattacacaacatgattgtCGAAAATCAACGACCTGAAGATAGCGATGATGAGTTGGAGTCCGATGATGAGGAGGATAATAATATGAGGCCCAGGATTGCTGAGGTATGGGAGGGACCAACCGGTAGAGACTTTgatcctgttggtagagatgCTCATCATATGAACGGATTCATGGACCGCTACCAACAAATTAGATCTGAGCACAGTCACTCCAACCTTCAGGAAGACCTCATTCAACACTTTTGGGAATTTCAAGGCAATAGGCGTATCTAG